One genomic region from Nilaparvata lugens isolate BPH chromosome 3, ASM1435652v1, whole genome shotgun sequence encodes:
- the LOC111053047 gene encoding transmembrane protein 69 isoform X1 gives MLRQLFHKPCFLMSQTAFVSPRLHSATHLLPASHHTCFKRDTCVVKQNKQRSLHTANTSLKQKLDLLTLVQTARSNVGAVQMRDIKNAPLPVFWCGVAGLIPYMAPVVVQVFTGYMPLLGTAQLMYSGTILSFLGGLKFGSMIHCDKADCSWANIGLATVPAVWAWSGLLLPVGFALPVVGSGLLASLVIDLATSKYPPWFVALKCALTLTATLCVLLCLKQFIFNNPHYYEAVDAD, from the exons ATGCTGAGACAACTGTTTCACAAGCCATGTTTCCTGATGAGTCAGACGGCGTTTGTGTCACCTCGCCTACACTCGGCCACCCATTTGCTTCCAGCCTCGCACCACACATGCTTCAAGCGTGACACCTGTGTGGTGAAACAAAACAAGCAGCGCTCCCTGCATACGGCCAACACGAGTCTCAAGCAGAAGCTCGACTTGCTGACACTCGTGCAAACGGCTCGCTCGAATGTGGGCGCCGTGCAGATGCGAGACATCAAGAATGCACCGTTGCCGGTCTTTTGGTGCGGTGTTGCCGGATTGATTCCCTACATGGCGCCGGTTGTAGTGCAG GTGTTCACCGGTTACATGCCGTTGCTAGGCACCGCTCAGCTGATGTACAGCGGCACAATCCTCTCGTTCCTGGGCGGACTGAAGTTTGGCAGCATGATCCACTGCGACAAGGCCGACTGTTCGTGGGCCAACATTGGCCTGGCAACTGTGCCGGCCGTGTGGGCGTGGTCAGGCCTTCTGCTGCCGGTGGGCTTCGCCCTGCCAGTGGTCGGCTCAGGCCTGTTGGCCTCACTCGTCATAGACCTGGCAACTAGCAAGTATCCGCCCTGGTTTGTGGCGCTCAAATGCGCGCTTACGCTCACTGCCACCCTCTGTGTGCTCCTGTGTCTCAAACAGTTCATCTTCAATAACCCGCATTACTATGAGGCAGTCGATGCTGACTAA
- the LOC111053046 gene encoding inactive pancreatic lipase-related protein 1-like isoform X1, with amino-acid sequence MLGLLFVIFLIPSYFTYAVDNELSYDTSSAFMEDFYLESIRHQLMTDEDAFLKRCLTIYDPGDRVQFMLYTRESVTVFEELFLGNLTSIEDSKFNKSKETKIVVHGWLSKGYMRFSRDIRIAYLQAQDCNVISVDWPSMTLYTIARLSVGSVAEKLSQFLKFVINEVGVDPQTIHLLGHSLGAHICGIAGSSLHNITLPRITGLDPASPLFSSKPQYRIDASDADLWT; translated from the exons ATGTTGGGATTGCTTTTTGTGATATTCCTTATTCCATCCTACTTCACGT ATGCAGTTGACAATGAGCTTTCTTATGACACTTCCTCGGCATTTATGGAAGATTTCTACCTGGAAAGTATACGTCATCAACTTATGACTGATGAAGATGCATTCCTCAAACGGTGTCTAACTATTTATGACCCAGGAGACAGGGTTCAGTTCATGCTGTATACGCG AGAGTCGGTCACTGTTTTCGAAGAGCTATTCCTAGGGAACCTGACGAGCATAGAAGATTCCAAGTTCAACAAATCCAAGGAAACAAAAATAGTCGTTCATGGTTGGCTGAGCAAGGGATACATGAGGTTCAGTAGAGACATACGGATAG CATATCTCCAGGCCCAGGACTGCAACGTGATAAGCGTGGACTGGCCGAGTATGACCCTGTACACGATTGCTAGGCTGAGTGTTGGCAGTGTGGCCGAAAAACTGTCGCAGTTTCTGAAATTCGTCATCAACGAAGTGGGAGTAGACCCGCAGACCATCCACCTGCTGGGGCACAGTCTGGGAGCCCATATTTGCGGCATAGCGGGCAGTAGTCTGCACAATATTACTCTCCCAAGAATAACag GTTTGGATCCAGCCAGTCCTTTGTTCAGCAGTAAGCCGCAGTATCGGATAGATGCCTCGGACGCCGATTTGTGGACATAA
- the LOC111053047 gene encoding transmembrane protein 69 isoform X2, protein MLRQLFHKPCFLMSQTAFVSPRLHSATHLLPASHHTCFKRDTCVVKQNKQRSLHTANTSLKQKLDLLTLVQTARSNVGAVQMRDIKNAPLPVFWCGVAGLIPYMAPVVVQVFTGYMPLLGTAQLMYSGTILSFLGGLKFGSMIHCDKADCSWANIGLATVPAVWAWSGLLLPVGFALPVVGSGLLASLVIDLATSKYPPWFVALKCALTLTATLCVLLCLKQFIFNNPHYYEAVDAD, encoded by the exons ATGCTGAGACAACTGTTTCACAAGCCATGTTTCCTGATGAGTCAGACGGCGTTTGTGTCACCTCGCCTACACTCGGCCACCCATTTGCTTCCAGCCTCGCACCACACATGCTTCAAGCGTGACACCTGTGTGGTGAAACAAAACAAGCAGCGCTCCCTGCATACGGCCAACACGAGTCTCAAGCAGAAGCTCGACTTGCTGACACTCGTGCAAACGGCTCGCTCGAATGTGGGCGCCGTGCAGATGCGAGACATCAAGAATGCACCGTTGCCGGTCTTTTGGTGCGGTGTTGCCGGATTGATTCCCTACATGGCGCCGGTTGTAGTGCAG GTGTTCACCGGTTACATGCCGTTGCTAGGCACCGCTCAGCTGATGTACAGCGGCACAATCCTCTCGTTCCTGGGCGGACTGAAGTTTGGCAGCATGATCCACTGCGACAAGGCCGACTGTTCGTGGGCCAACATTGGCCTGGCAACTGTGCCGGCCGTGTGGGCGTGGTCAGGCCTTCTGCTGCCGGTGGGCTTCGCCCTGCCAGTGGTCGGCTCAGGCCTGTTGGCCTCACTCGTCATAGACCTGGCAACTAGCAAGTATCCGCCCTGGTTTGTGGCGCTCAAATGCGCGCTTACGCTCACTGCCACCCTCTGTGTGCTCCTGTGTCTCAAACAG TTCATCTTCAATAACCCGCATTACTATGAGGCAGTCGATGCTGACTAA
- the LOC111053047 gene encoding transmembrane protein 69 isoform X3, with protein MSQTAFVSPRLHSATHLLPASHHTCFKRDTCVVKQNKQRSLHTANTSLKQKLDLLTLVQTARSNVGAVQMRDIKNAPLPVFWCGVAGLIPYMAPVVVQVFTGYMPLLGTAQLMYSGTILSFLGGLKFGSMIHCDKADCSWANIGLATVPAVWAWSGLLLPVGFALPVVGSGLLASLVIDLATSKYPPWFVALKCALTLTATLCVLLCLKQFIFNNPHYYEAVDAD; from the exons ATGAGTCAGACGGCGTTTGTGTCACCTCGCCTACACTCGGCCACCCATTTGCTTCCAGCCTCGCACCACACATGCTTCAAGCGTGACACCTGTGTGGTGAAACAAAACAAGCAGCGCTCCCTGCATACGGCCAACACGAGTCTCAAGCAGAAGCTCGACTTGCTGACACTCGTGCAAACGGCTCGCTCGAATGTGGGCGCCGTGCAGATGCGAGACATCAAGAATGCACCGTTGCCGGTCTTTTGGTGCGGTGTTGCCGGATTGATTCCCTACATGGCGCCGGTTGTAGTGCAG GTGTTCACCGGTTACATGCCGTTGCTAGGCACCGCTCAGCTGATGTACAGCGGCACAATCCTCTCGTTCCTGGGCGGACTGAAGTTTGGCAGCATGATCCACTGCGACAAGGCCGACTGTTCGTGGGCCAACATTGGCCTGGCAACTGTGCCGGCCGTGTGGGCGTGGTCAGGCCTTCTGCTGCCGGTGGGCTTCGCCCTGCCAGTGGTCGGCTCAGGCCTGTTGGCCTCACTCGTCATAGACCTGGCAACTAGCAAGTATCCGCCCTGGTTTGTGGCGCTCAAATGCGCGCTTACGCTCACTGCCACCCTCTGTGTGCTCCTGTGTCTCAAACAGTTCATCTTCAATAACCCGCATTACTATGAGGCAGTCGATGCTGACTAA
- the LOC111053046 gene encoding inactive pancreatic lipase-related protein 1-like isoform X2, giving the protein MTQETGFSSCCIRGRESVTVFEELFLGNLTSIEDSKFNKSKETKIVVHGWLSKGYMRFSRDIRIAYLQAQDCNVISVDWPSMTLYTIARLSVGSVAEKLSQFLKFVINEVGVDPQTIHLLGHSLGAHICGIAGSSLHNITLPRITGLDPASPLFSSKPQYRIDASDADLWT; this is encoded by the exons ATGACCCAGGAGACAGGGTTCAGTTCATGCTGTATACGCGGTAG AGAGTCGGTCACTGTTTTCGAAGAGCTATTCCTAGGGAACCTGACGAGCATAGAAGATTCCAAGTTCAACAAATCCAAGGAAACAAAAATAGTCGTTCATGGTTGGCTGAGCAAGGGATACATGAGGTTCAGTAGAGACATACGGATAG CATATCTCCAGGCCCAGGACTGCAACGTGATAAGCGTGGACTGGCCGAGTATGACCCTGTACACGATTGCTAGGCTGAGTGTTGGCAGTGTGGCCGAAAAACTGTCGCAGTTTCTGAAATTCGTCATCAACGAAGTGGGAGTAGACCCGCAGACCATCCACCTGCTGGGGCACAGTCTGGGAGCCCATATTTGCGGCATAGCGGGCAGTAGTCTGCACAATATTACTCTCCCAAGAATAACag GTTTGGATCCAGCCAGTCCTTTGTTCAGCAGTAAGCCGCAGTATCGGATAGATGCCTCGGACGCCGATTTGTGGACATAA